The Malus domestica chromosome 10, GDT2T_hap1 nucleotide sequence AAtgattgaaattaaaaatagaagAAATAACAGTTGATGAAATTAAATATAATTGTTAAAACACTTGCAGCATTGAATGTTACACAGCATTAAAAAGTCATAATGAATGCTACAATCACTAATCCACGACCCAATGTACCTCGCCATCAAACGCACAATACGTGGCCTCGAGAGGATTTTAAACATCAAacatagtttttatttttttttaacaatcgatattatctaccctaaggggagggggtgggcttagccttacaatgggctagcaataaatTGGtgcaaattcgcctttggcgagattgcaacctaagacctctcacttatcagtgaagaggaataccactagacagTAGTACTAGTGGCAACACCAAACATAGTTGAGTGAACACGTTTTTCATCAATCTAACTTCAGATCATAGCTAATAGAGACCCCAAATAAAAGAACAATGGCTAGAAAGAAGAAACTGCAAAATAACAACAATCAaattgatttttgttgtttaaaacccttcaatataattattttttgccttttaaaaagaaaatatatttttgttttgccgAAAATgtcctttatttcatttttgttgGACTGTAGATCGAGACCATGATTTTTGCACAACAAAGCCGAAGTCAGGCCCAAAACTGAAAAATCTTCGAAGGCCGAACAAATCGAAGTCCATCCAACTCGTCCAATATATTGCTCAAATTTCACGGCCCATTCTTTTAACCCTCAATAAATAAAAccaaatgagaaattttatttgaaacaATATAAATTCATTCTACATTTAATaacattaaaatcaaaatttatcaataaactaaCACCCAATAATCAAACAACTACTATCGAATTATTACACTAACACTCTATGAGGTTTATCAAATGTACACGATATCTTTTCACATTTAAGACATTATACTAAAACCTCTTTAGATTTTTTTATCAAGAAAAACAATTTATTAAACCCTCGAGTCAAAAATCTGCTTATAAATTTACTAATTTACCTTTATAATTAAGAAaaggttttatttttttgttgaataaGAAAATCTTTGTAAATATTTAGCAAAATAATATCAAATTAAAAcattatgtattaaaaaaaaacaaaaattaaagatcaaaacGTTAGCAAGAGAGACTGGTAGAGCCGTTGATCCCGCCAAGGCCAACCCACTAGGAGTTCGTTACTAATTTTGAAGCTCAATGAATAACCTTGTCTTCCTCGCAGGAATAGCAACAGTATTGAACTTTTTAAAAACCTTTGTCTTTGAGAACCCATATGTCACTGTACACAGTGATGAATTCAGAATTTGAACCTTGAGTGGTTCCAGTGTTAAATACAAGTTTTTTATATAGGAATAAAGCACAAAGTGCGtaaaagaaaatcaatttaTTCATTTGGTAGGCTTGTTGTGCACATGTTAATAGATATCACATATGTTGAACCAATCTGATGAGTGATATAGGGAGAATTTGTCGAGTGTTATTGATGCAACATGTCAAGGTATGCCTAACATGCATTACAACAAACATTTATTAGGCACAAAAGAGATCATACTAAACATTCAGAGGGTACTCGAAAGacattcacatatatatttttgggaCTCAGACCACCTTAGTGCCTATTTCCCtcccgccccccccccccccaactgTGCGTAGTACATTCCAACACCTATATTGGATTGCAACAAGCAAATTGATCCCTTGTACTCTGCaatattttgtgttttaagTTGTAAACCTCAAGTTACTGCAAGGCTCCCCTCACAATGGAAATCGAGAGACTAAACGCTCACTTTCTTTATTTTACACAATAATCAAACCCTTACCATCTCACAATCTTTATTATACGTTCTATTATGACTAAAACCCTAGCTGCTTtcatagagaaaaacaagttcCTTTTTACTAATAAATGGTCTATTTTGAAGATTTAGAGTCAAAAACTTGCTATGAAGATAAAGTATTAGGGGTGTGTGGATCAATTTAAGCAACTTCGAATGTTAAAAAATGTAGCCACTAATAATATtatggctcttgaagatgaTTATAAATGCTTTGATAGATACGttgatatttctttttctttaaaaatatatttgtcgATCTATTTTTCTATTTATATTTGCTTATTATTCTCCTATGTAATCAACGACTTCAATGAACTGGAAGACTTCAGATAAAACAaaaacttctttttctttctgtttgtttgttaagatttttttttctatttgcaTTCGCTTATTATTTTTCTCTGTATTCATCGACTTCAATGAATTGGAAGACTTCGGATAAAACAAAAAGTTCCTTTTCcttctgtttgtttgtttcttaaGCTTTTCTTATATGCATGTATGTGATAAGTGGCAATAAGCATCAGAAAGATAATAACTTTAATTCAAAGAAATAACTTTGATTTTAAAGGTAATATCTTTATTTCAAACCGCATGAGTACTTGCTAGTTTACAAGAGGTTCGAATAGTAAAGACAGGAGATGGGTCCGAGTCCCTTTCTCTTGGTCACCAAATCCATCTCCATCTTGGTAAAGGCTGTGCGCCACTCGAGCCATATTTGTGGCAGTGTTGCTGAACGATGACAGAAAAGGCACTTGGTTTGTTGTGAAGCATTTtccatttattttcttccatgcCTTGTCTATCATGCCCTTAATGTTCTTCCTAGCATTTTCACTTCTCTCATGTAACATAGGATTGATGAAGGAGAATCCCCTCTCTCTTGCTCGGCCTGTTAATCATTTCGTTAATTATGTCATGATTAGGATTTTTGCTTAATTTCTTCCTATTGTAAAGAATGAATGAAGATAGAAGAAGAATACCGCGGAAGTTCCCAAATCATTGGTGAGGCGAACGATGAGAGAGATATTATACAAAAGATCTTCGTTCTTGGGGAGAAAATCAGCCATCTCTCTGGTTCCCTCATGAATTGTAGAGAAAACTGTGTGAACCAAAAGCTCTGAAACTGATGATGAAATGCACCCATTTCTTAGGTACTCTTCAAGGATAGGTGTCTGGCTCTTATTGTACCACTCTGCCTCCACCAATAATGCTTTACAAAAATCTGCCCACTTAGAAacagaaataatttttttaactataaatatatacataaaattcaaagcaaacaagaaagaagaaatgTTATGGCAATCTAAAAATGTTATCTGCAATTAACCCATATAAAAATATGCAAAGAATTTACATTTCGGAAAGTACAGGATGACCTTTTCAAAATGACCttttcaaagtgaaaataacagttaaaaaaacaaaacaaaaccggGTTAGGTTGAGTACCACTTTGGTCAAGTGAGGTAATCTATTATCCAATCTTTCTCCTCCTCAAGTTCATGAGCAATTTCACAAGTAGTGTTGCAGAGTACTTTAAACACATCTTCATCCGCGAAATGGTGGTTCTCTAATGTGCCCTTTTCATCCATGAATCTACCAAATATATTTGTGTTTCACACCACACATAATCAGTTAAACAATAAGACTTGTTTAATTATAAGATAAATTTATGGAAATGATTTAGAAGTGCTTAGGTCTAAACGCATGGCTACGAATTATTTACCTTGTGAAACTTTATTGCCATGCTGCCTGAGGATCTTGAAGTGTAATGCAGTAGTTGATTTCCTTTTCGAAGTGGTTCGCGATGCCTAGTTTTTGGATGCTGTCAATCAGCTGTAAGTTCTATTTGAGAGCAAACACTTTGTGATTTGTACAAAGTCTTTTGGGACGATAAGGAGATTAACTTTATCACATGTGGCAGACTTATAAGGAGTTGTATTACTTAGGTATACAAGTCAGAAACATTCTTAGATAAACTAGAACTCTTCTAGCTGATTTATGCACAAGTAATCTTCGGTGATAAAGTTCATCTTTGATAGGGTTTACTTAATGGGAGGACTCCTAATCAAAGACCATCACCTATAGTATATAACTGAGGTCCCTGTGCTCTCACTAAATACCTGCAAGTATACAGAAATCCTCAAGCCCCATTGAGTGAGCCTTGCTTCCGGACAGTGCAGAGACACAGAAGAGCCTCAGTTCTTTACCCTATTTCTGAGACGATGTCTTCATCAGGTTAGTGGTTAGATTGGTATATGAGTCAGTcgttatatatgtatataacctAAAGAATTAACttacatttggtatcagagccctcACATATCATCTGACCCTATGTGAAAGGCATCAAGAAATTTCATTCTGTCTTGCAGGTTATGGAACTGGAACTGTATCATCAAGGAAAAATATATACAACACGTTCAAGGACGACTAAAGTTATCCTTGATCATAAGGATATTATGTTTTTCAATCGATACATGTACCAGTGATGGTGCTTAAAATTCAAGACATGATTATTGATCATCTAAAGATGATTTTTCTTTCATGCTTCGAATTTGAGCAGCAtatcattttatatatatatatttgaatcaaattaaTATTGTCAAACCACAAAGGCTTGTGATTTTAATTACAGAAATTCGAATGTTGACTATAAAAGTGATATGATTAAAGAAAGTTTTCACATATTCATCAATctaaagatgttgaagatgtgaTTTATGGTTTGGGGTTAAAGATTAATACTCTTTACATCATGAACGTTTCCTTTTCAGTGAATCCCAGCTCTTTGAATCTCAATACAGTTGAGCCTCTTACTGGTGTCAACTACAGAAAGTGGAAACAAGATCTCGAAATCGTTTTGGGAGTTATGGACTGGGATTTGGCACTGAGAACTGAAGAACCTCCGGCACTCACTGATGACAGCACTGCAAATCAGAAAtccaagtatgaaaaatggCACAAATCCAACAGAATTGCCCTATTGATCATCAAAAGGAGCATGACAGATGTGGTGAGAGGTGGCTTTCCTGATGAAGCAAATGCAAAAGATTTTTTGAAGTCCATTGAGGCAAAGTATAGGGAATCACCAAAAACTGAGACAGGTAATCTCATGAATGCTCTCACTACCATGAGATATGATGGGGTTCAAAGTTTGTGAGAATACATATTGAAAATGGTGGACGTTGCTGGAAAACTCAATGCACTCGAGGTACCAATTTCTGATACTTTTCTGGTACATGTCATTATGAATTCTCTGCCTGAAAGTTATACACAACTCAAAGTTTATTATAATGGTCTACGTGAGAAATGGGATGTGAATGAATTGATAGCTATTTGTGTGAGTGAAGAAGAAAGGATGAAGAAAGAAAGGTTTGAGAAAGAGAGAATTGAGTCTGTGAACCTTGTCCAAAGTGTCACTAGGGCCACTAAATTTCATGTTCCCGATACTGCCAAAAAGGATTCTACCAAGTCAGTTCCCTCTCCTAAAAGAAACTTCAAGCTTAATAAACTTTCAGTTTTCAAGTGCTATTTTTGCAAAAAGGCAGGCCACATGAAGAAAAGCTGTCCCAAATATAAGGCTTGGCTTGCCAAACAAGAAGcaaagaaaggtaaaaatgtttTTGC carries:
- the LOC114827483 gene encoding uncharacterized protein, which gives rise to MSSSVNPSSLNLNTVEPLTGVNYRKWKQDLEIVLGVMDWDLALRTEEPPALTDDSTANQKSKYEKWHKSNRIALLIIKRSMTDVVRGGFPDEANAKDFLKSIEAKYRESPKTETGNLMNALTTMRYDGVQSL